One window of the Camelus ferus isolate YT-003-E chromosome 36, BCGSAC_Cfer_1.0, whole genome shotgun sequence genome contains the following:
- the LOC102507410 gene encoding ATP-dependent RNA helicase DDX3X isoform X1: MSHVPVDNALGLDQKLADLDLNSENQSGRGSTASKGRYIPPHLRNREASKGFYDKDSSGWSCSKDKDAYSSFGSRDSRGKPNYFSDRGSGSRGRFDDRGRSDYDGIGSRGDRTAFGKFERSGHSRWSDRSDEDDWSKPLPPSERLEQELFSGGNTGINFEKYDDIPVEATGNNCPPHIESFSDVDMGEIIMGNIELTRYTRPTPVQKHAIPIIKEKRDLMACAQTGSGKTAAFLLPILSQIYADGPGEALKAVKDNGRYGRRKQYPISLVLAPTRELAVQIYEEARKFSYRSRVRPCVVYGGADIGQQIRDLERGCHLLVATPGRLVDMMERGKIGLDFCKYLVLDEADRMLDMGFEPQIRRIVEQDTMPPKGVRHTMMFSATFPKEIQMLARDFLDEYIFLAVGRVGSTSENITQKVVWVEDSDKRSFLLDLLNATGKDSLTLVFVETKKGADSLEDFLYHEGYACTSIHGDRSQRDREEALHQFRSGKSPILVATAVAARGLDISNVKHVINFDLPSDIEEYVHRIGRTGRVGNLGLATSFFNERNINITKDLLDLLIEAKQEVPSWLENMAYEHHYKGSSRGRSKRFSGGFGARDYRQSSSSNSSVFSSSRASSSRSGGGGYGSSRGFGGGAYGGFYNSDGYGGNYSSQGVDWWGN; the protein is encoded by the exons ATGAGTCATGTGCCAGTGGATAATGCGCTCGGTCTGGACCAGAAG TTGGCTGATCTAGACCTGAACTCTGAAAATCAGAGTGGAAGAGGAAGTACAGCAAGCA aaggGCGCTATATACCTCCTCACTTAAGGAACAGGGAAGCATCTAAAG GATTTTATGATAAAGACAGTTCAGGGTGGAGTTGTAGTAAAGATAAGGATGCCTACAGCAGTTTTGGGTCTCGAGATTCAAGAGGAAAGCCCAATTACTTCAGTGATCGTGGAAGTGGATCAAGGGGAAG GTTTGATGATCGTGGACGCAGTGACTATGATGGTATTGGCAGTCGTGGGGACAGAACTGCGTTTGGCAAATTTGAACGCAGTGGACACAGTCGTTGGTCTGACAGATCAGATGAAGATGATTGGTCAAAACCACTTCCACCAAGTGAACGCTTGGAGCA GGAGCTGTTTTCTGGAGGAAATACTGGGATTAACTTTGAGAAATACGATGATATACCAGTAGAGGCAACTGGCAATAACTGTCCTCCACATATTGAAAGT TTTAGTGATGTTGACATGGGAGAAATTATCATGGGAAACATTGAGCTTACTCGTTATACTCGTCCTACTCCAGTGCAAAAACATGCCATTCctattatcaaagaaaaaagagacttgATGGCTTGTGCCCAGACAG GATCTGGAAAAACTGCAGCATTTCTTTTGCCCATCTTGAGTCAGATTTATGCAGATGGTCCAGGCGAGGCTTTGAAGGCTGTAAAG GACAATGGAAGATACGGACGCCGTAAACAATACCCAATCTCCTTGGTTTTAGCCCCAACAAGAGAATTGGCTGTACAGATTTATGAGGAAGCCAGAAAA TTTTCATACCGGTCTCGAGTTCGTCCTTGTGTAGTATATGGTGGTGCAGATATTGGTCAGCAGATTCGAGACTTAGAACGTGGATGTCACTTGTTAGTTGCCACTCCAGGACGTCTAGTGGATATGATGGAAAGAGGAAAGATTGGATTAGATTTCTGCAA GTACTTGGTATTGGATGAAGCTGATAGGATGCTGGATATGGGATTTGAACCGCAAATACGTCGTATAGTTGAACAAGATACTATGCCACCAAAGGGTGTTCGTCATACCATGATGTTTAGTGCTACTTTTCCTAAGGAAATTCAg atGCTTGCACGTGATTTCTTGGATGAATATATCTTTCTGGCTGTAGGTAGAGTTGGCTCTACTTCTGAGAACATCACACAGAAAGTAGTTTGGGTCGAAGACTCAGACAAACGATCATTTCTTCTTGACCTCTTAAATGCTACAG gGAAGGATTCACTGACTTTAGTTTTTGTGGAGACCAAAAAGGGTGCCGATTCTCTGGAGGATTTCTTATACCATGAAGGATATGCTTGCACCAGTATCCATGGAGACCGATCACAGAGAGATAGAGAGGAGGCTCTTCACCAGTTCCGCTCAGGGAAAAGCCCAATTCTAGTGGCTACAGCT gtggCTGCAAGAGGACTGGACATTTCAAATGTGAAACATGTTATCAATTTTGATTTGCCAAGTGATATTGAAGAGTATGTACATCGGATTGGCCGTACAGGACGTGTAGGAAACCTTG GTCTTGCTACCTCATTTttcaatgaaagaaatataaatatcacGAAAGATTTGTTGGATCTTCTTATTGAAGCTAAACAAGAAGTGCCATCTTGGTTGGAAAATATGGCTTATGAACACCACTATAAGGGTAGCAGTCGTGGGCGTTCTAAGAG ATTCAGTGGAGGATTTGGTGCCCGAGACTATCGACAAAGTAGCAGTTCCAACAGTTCAGTTTTCAGTAGTAGTCGTGCAAGCAGCAGCCGCAGTGGTGGAGGTGGTTATGGCAGCAGCAGAGGATTTGGTGGAG GTGCCTATGGAGGCTTCTACAACAGCGATGGATATGGAGGAAATTATAGCTCCCAGGGGGTTGACTGGTGGGGCAATTGA
- the LOC102507410 gene encoding ATP-dependent RNA helicase DDX3X isoform X2 has translation MANARDAWGQTALNLLADLDLNSENQSGRGSTASKGRYIPPHLRNREASKGFYDKDSSGWSCSKDKDAYSSFGSRDSRGKPNYFSDRGSGSRGRFDDRGRSDYDGIGSRGDRTAFGKFERSGHSRWSDRSDEDDWSKPLPPSERLEQELFSGGNTGINFEKYDDIPVEATGNNCPPHIESFSDVDMGEIIMGNIELTRYTRPTPVQKHAIPIIKEKRDLMACAQTGSGKTAAFLLPILSQIYADGPGEALKAVKDNGRYGRRKQYPISLVLAPTRELAVQIYEEARKFSYRSRVRPCVVYGGADIGQQIRDLERGCHLLVATPGRLVDMMERGKIGLDFCKYLVLDEADRMLDMGFEPQIRRIVEQDTMPPKGVRHTMMFSATFPKEIQMLARDFLDEYIFLAVGRVGSTSENITQKVVWVEDSDKRSFLLDLLNATGKDSLTLVFVETKKGADSLEDFLYHEGYACTSIHGDRSQRDREEALHQFRSGKSPILVATAVAARGLDISNVKHVINFDLPSDIEEYVHRIGRTGRVGNLGLATSFFNERNINITKDLLDLLIEAKQEVPSWLENMAYEHHYKGSSRGRSKRFSGGFGARDYRQSSSSNSSVFSSSRASSSRSGGGGYGSSRGFGGGAYGGFYNSDGYGGNYSSQGVDWWGN, from the exons ATGGCCAACGCGCGGGACGCCTGGGGTCAAACTGCACTCAACCTT TTGGCTGATCTAGACCTGAACTCTGAAAATCAGAGTGGAAGAGGAAGTACAGCAAGCA aaggGCGCTATATACCTCCTCACTTAAGGAACAGGGAAGCATCTAAAG GATTTTATGATAAAGACAGTTCAGGGTGGAGTTGTAGTAAAGATAAGGATGCCTACAGCAGTTTTGGGTCTCGAGATTCAAGAGGAAAGCCCAATTACTTCAGTGATCGTGGAAGTGGATCAAGGGGAAG GTTTGATGATCGTGGACGCAGTGACTATGATGGTATTGGCAGTCGTGGGGACAGAACTGCGTTTGGCAAATTTGAACGCAGTGGACACAGTCGTTGGTCTGACAGATCAGATGAAGATGATTGGTCAAAACCACTTCCACCAAGTGAACGCTTGGAGCA GGAGCTGTTTTCTGGAGGAAATACTGGGATTAACTTTGAGAAATACGATGATATACCAGTAGAGGCAACTGGCAATAACTGTCCTCCACATATTGAAAGT TTTAGTGATGTTGACATGGGAGAAATTATCATGGGAAACATTGAGCTTACTCGTTATACTCGTCCTACTCCAGTGCAAAAACATGCCATTCctattatcaaagaaaaaagagacttgATGGCTTGTGCCCAGACAG GATCTGGAAAAACTGCAGCATTTCTTTTGCCCATCTTGAGTCAGATTTATGCAGATGGTCCAGGCGAGGCTTTGAAGGCTGTAAAG GACAATGGAAGATACGGACGCCGTAAACAATACCCAATCTCCTTGGTTTTAGCCCCAACAAGAGAATTGGCTGTACAGATTTATGAGGAAGCCAGAAAA TTTTCATACCGGTCTCGAGTTCGTCCTTGTGTAGTATATGGTGGTGCAGATATTGGTCAGCAGATTCGAGACTTAGAACGTGGATGTCACTTGTTAGTTGCCACTCCAGGACGTCTAGTGGATATGATGGAAAGAGGAAAGATTGGATTAGATTTCTGCAA GTACTTGGTATTGGATGAAGCTGATAGGATGCTGGATATGGGATTTGAACCGCAAATACGTCGTATAGTTGAACAAGATACTATGCCACCAAAGGGTGTTCGTCATACCATGATGTTTAGTGCTACTTTTCCTAAGGAAATTCAg atGCTTGCACGTGATTTCTTGGATGAATATATCTTTCTGGCTGTAGGTAGAGTTGGCTCTACTTCTGAGAACATCACACAGAAAGTAGTTTGGGTCGAAGACTCAGACAAACGATCATTTCTTCTTGACCTCTTAAATGCTACAG gGAAGGATTCACTGACTTTAGTTTTTGTGGAGACCAAAAAGGGTGCCGATTCTCTGGAGGATTTCTTATACCATGAAGGATATGCTTGCACCAGTATCCATGGAGACCGATCACAGAGAGATAGAGAGGAGGCTCTTCACCAGTTCCGCTCAGGGAAAAGCCCAATTCTAGTGGCTACAGCT gtggCTGCAAGAGGACTGGACATTTCAAATGTGAAACATGTTATCAATTTTGATTTGCCAAGTGATATTGAAGAGTATGTACATCGGATTGGCCGTACAGGACGTGTAGGAAACCTTG GTCTTGCTACCTCATTTttcaatgaaagaaatataaatatcacGAAAGATTTGTTGGATCTTCTTATTGAAGCTAAACAAGAAGTGCCATCTTGGTTGGAAAATATGGCTTATGAACACCACTATAAGGGTAGCAGTCGTGGGCGTTCTAAGAG ATTCAGTGGAGGATTTGGTGCCCGAGACTATCGACAAAGTAGCAGTTCCAACAGTTCAGTTTTCAGTAGTAGTCGTGCAAGCAGCAGCCGCAGTGGTGGAGGTGGTTATGGCAGCAGCAGAGGATTTGGTGGAG GTGCCTATGGAGGCTTCTACAACAGCGATGGATATGGAGGAAATTATAGCTCCCAGGGGGTTGACTGGTGGGGCAATTGA